A region of the Litchfieldia alkalitelluris genome:
ATAAAAATTAGAGATATTATTACTAATAATGATATTGAAACACAAGATGAGCTAGTTGATATCTTAAAGGATGCAGGGTTTAATGTTACCCAGGCAACCGTATCCAGAGATATAAAAGAATTGCATTTAGTAAAGGTTCCTCTCATTGATGGCAGATACAAATACAGTTTACCAGCCGATCAACGCTTTAATCCCCTTCAAAAGCTTAAACGAGCTCTGATGGATGCATTTGTTCGTATCGACGGTGCTGGGCAATTAATTGTCATGAAAACATTGCCAGGAAATGCGAATGCCATTGGGGCACTAATAGATAATCTAGATTGGGAAGAAATTCTTGGTACCATTTGTGGTGATGATACGATTTTGATTATTTGTAGATCAGATCAAGTCACAGATGAGATTTCTCAACGATTTATTGACATGCTTTAAAATATAACAATCAAATAAATAAAATAGAGAAAGGTGGCGTGATTCTATTTGCTAGCAGAGCTATCAATAAATAATTTTGCAATTATTGAATCACTATCCATTTCGTTTGAAAAAGGGTTAACAGTTTTGTCAGGAGAAACTGGTGCAGGAAAATCCATTATTATCGATGCCATTCATCTGCTAGTAGGTGGAAGGGGCTCTTCAGAATTTGTTCGTTTTGGTGAAAAAAGAGCAGAAATCGAAGGGTTATTTTTGCTAGATGATCAAAACCACCCCTGCTTTACGAAAGCAGTAGAATTTGGTCTAGAAATAAGTGATGGCATGGTTGTTTTACGTAGAGATATAGCGATGAACGGAAAAAGTGTGTGTCGCATTAATGGAAAGCTTGTTACAATCGCCATCTTAAGGGAGTTTGGACGATCATTAATCGATATTCATGGGCAACATGAGCATCAGGATCTTATGTTTTCAGATCAACATATGGCTTTGCTTGATGAGTATGGTGGGGAGAAAATTGCAAGTTCAGTTCAAGAATATCGCTCTATATTTAAAAAATACAACGATGTTAACAATCAAATGAAAAAGCTTACTGAAAGTGAGCAAGAAATGGCTCACCGTTTAGATTTAATACAGTTTCAACTCCGAGAGATTGAACAAGCAAGGTTACAACCTAAAGAGGATATCGACCTATTAGAGGAAAAGCGAAAGATATCTAACTATGATAAAATTTATCGGGCACTTCAAAATAGCTACAATGCTCTCAATGGGGAACAAAAGGGATTAGACTGGATTGGATTAGCAATGAGTCACACTGAGGGAATTTCAGATTTGGATGATGAACTTAAGTTGATTCATGAAACGATCTCAAATAGCTTTTATATGCTTGAGGAGATGTCCTATAAAATCCGTGACCAACTCGATAACTTAGACTTTAATCCAAAGAGATTGGACTTTATTGAAGGGCGATTGAATGAAATCACGCATTTAAAGAGAAAATATGGTCAAGATGTAGAAGAGATTCTTGAATATGCCTCAAACATTCAAGAGGAACTTGATACAATTGAAAATCGTGATGGGTTGGTTGAAAAACTTAAAAAGGAATTACAATCAGTCACTCAAGACCTTTTAGTTGAGGCTAAAAATATTACGTCGATTCGAAAACAATTTGCTAAAGTTCTTATAGATAATATCCACCAGGAATTAAGGGATTTATACATGGAAAAAACATCCTTTGATATCGTTTTTTCAAGTACACTTGATTCGGAAAATAAAATAGGAAGCTTTAAAAAGGATGGTATTGATGCTGTAGAGTTTTATCTCTCGACAAATCCAGGAGAACCATTGAAACCATTATCAAAAATTGCTTCGGGCGGAGAGTTATCACGGATTATGCTTGCGATGAAAAGTATATTTTCAGTACATCAAGGAATCACTTCGATTATATTTGATGAAGTGGATACTGGTGTAAGTGGTCGTGTGGCCCAAGCGATCGCTGAAAAAATGTACAATATATCAGTAGGTTCACAAGTTTTATGTATAACGCATCTTCCGCAGGTCGCAGCCATGGCGGATACTCATTTGTATATCTCTAAAGAAATTACCAATAATCGAACCAAAACTTCAATAAAGGCTTTGTCTAAAGAAGAAAAGGTGATCGAGATAGGCAGAATGATTGCAGGTGCTGAAATTACTGATTTAACGACAGAACATGCAAAAGAACTATTGCAACTTGCACAAAATACAAAAAAAGAAATGCTATCCAAATAGGGTAGCATTTTTTAGTTCATTTTTAGTTATAAATGTTCGGTGTTAAGGCCAAATTAAAGAATGTAGCCAAGTAATGGTGTGTGGGTTAGGAGCGAGGAGAGTGATTTGATTTGAATAGAGATAAAATTAGAAAAATTATAGGTGCATTTCTCCTTGTTTCACTAGTAGCATTAGGGTTCTGCCAGCCTTTAAAAGAAATGATTAACATTCCAAATCAGTTAACCCTTTTTGAAGGACAAGACTATTCATTAGATACTTCGTTGCCAGTTTCCGCAAAAATAAGCTATGGCGATGATGTTGAAGCATTTTCTTCAAACAAAGAAGATAACACCCTTTCGATTAATGGGAAAGAAAGTGGTGAAGGCACAATGATGCTTGAACTTGCGGGTGTACCCGTAAAAAAGATGGATGTGGATGTACTTTCAGATTTTAAAGTGATTCCTGGCGGACAGTCAATAGGTGTTAAACTAAATACATTAGGAGTTTTAGTTGTAGGACACCACCAAATAGAGACCGAAGATGGAAAACAATCACCTGGAGAAATTGCAGGGGTTGAAGTTGGGGACATTATTAAAGAAATTAACGGAAAGAAAATTGAAAAAATGAGTGATGTAACACCATTCGTTCAAGAAGCTGGTAAAACAGGAGAACCGTTAAACTTAGTCATTGCTCGAGAAAATGAAGAATTTAAAACAAAGCTTATTCCGATGAAGGACAAAAATGATAAATCATTTCGTATCGGTTTATATATCCGAGATTCAGCTGCAGGGATTGGTACAATGACATTTTACCATCCTGATACACAAAAATACGGTGCCTTAGGGCATGTGATCTCTGACATGGATACAAAAAAACCGATTGTTGTCCAAGATGGACAAATCGTTAGATCGACAGTTACTTCAATTCATAAAGGAAGTAATGGTGAACCAGGTGAGAAGTTAGCACGTTTCTCATCAGATAAAGAAATTATTGGAAATATCACTCGAAATAGCCCTTTTGGGATTTTCGGTGAATTGAATAAACAAGTGAATAATGGGATTATGGATAAGCCCATACCAATCACGCTTTCAAATCAAGTAAAAGAAGGTCCCGCAAAAATTTTAACCGTGGTAGAAAATGACAAGGTCGAAGAATTTGACGTTGAAGTAATCAGCTCAGTTCCGCAGAAATTCCCTGCAACAAAAGGAATGGTTGTAAAAATAACTGATGAACGTTTACTAAGTAAAACCGGTGGGATTGTCCAAGGTATGAGTGGAAGTCCGATCATTCAAGATGGAAAATTAATCGGTGCTGTTACACATGTATTCGTCAATGATCCTACATCAGGTTATGGTGTACACATTGAATGGATGCTTAATGAAGCTGGTATCGATATTTATAGCAAGGATAAAAAGCAAAAAGCGAGCTAATGCTCTCGCTTTTGCTTTTTTTTATGGGTTATCTAAGAGAGAAAATGGAATACTAGGTCAAAGTATCCAAGGAAAATCTTTAAGTTTTATCTTAATTAGTGCTTTATGTAAATCTTACGAAAATTTAGCAAAATATGTTTTACAAAACTTTTTTTTAGCCTTATATTAGTAATAGAAAGATTTTTCGACAAAATCATAGGGTGAATTTTGTCAAATGACATTTTTAGTCGAATTATTAAGTATAATGGAGATAAATCTAGATTTCAATGTTTTTTTACGATTTTTTTCAAAAAATAAAGGATTTTTTATTGCATTGTCGAATTGATTCTTTAGAATAGAGATATACACATAAGATATTTAAAGGGACTTAGATTTTTGAGGAGGAACAAATGTTGAAGAAAATAAAGGTTTGTATAGTGGATGATAATAAGGAATTAGTTAACCTATTAGAAGAGTATGTATCAAGCCAAGAAGATATGGAAGTTCTTGGAGTAGCATATAATGGTCAAGATTGTTTGAACTTATTACAAGACCAACAACCTGATGTATTATTATTAGATATTATTATGCCACATCTTGACGGGTTGGCTGTTTTAGAAAAATTACGTGAGATGAGCTTAGAACAGATGCCGAATGTAATTATGCTTACTGCCTTTGGCCAAGAAGATGTAACTAAAAAGGCTGTTGATTTAGGCGCTTCTTATTTTATTTTAAAGCCATTTGACCTTGATAATCTTGGAAGTCATATTCGCCAAGTAAGTGGAAAGTCAACTACAGTCATCAAAAGACCACTAGCTGGATATAAGACACAGGTGGAAAATTCAGGACCTAGAAATCTAGATGCAAATATTACGAGTATCATTCATGAAATAGGTGTTCCTGCTCATATTAAAGGATATTTATATCTTCGTGAAGCAATTTCAATGGTATATAATGATATTGAACTACTGGGATCAATTACAAAGGTTCTGTATCCAGATATCGCAAAGAAATATAATACAACTGCTAGCCGTGTAGAGCGTGCTATTCGTCATGCAATTGAGGTAGCATGGAGTCGCGGGAATATTGATTCAATCTCTTCATTATTCGGTTATACTGTAAGCATGTCGAAAGCTAAACCAACCAATTCAGAATTTATTGCGATGGTGGCTGATAAGCTTCGTTTAGAGCATAAAGCTTCTTGAAGGGGTAAGGACTCTGAGTGAAATTCAATCACTTGTGGTGTGAATATTGGCCTGTTTAAACATATCTTTAAATGATATTCTATAGCGCAAGAGTTTACGATAATTGAAATATAAGAAACACCTTTTATTTGTTGAAGTATTTTCAACAGATAAGAGGTGTTTTTTTGTTAGATAAGAATATATACAATATTAACCGAGTGTGGTGTCTAGCACCAGGCACCAGTGGATCTAGGTGTAAGGCATGTAATCACAACGGATAAGCCAACGGATAAGCAAAAAAGCGCCTTCTAAGATGAATTTTTAGGATTACACGTGATGTCTTCTTCCACCATCGACATCTTCTTAAGAATTAATAATGGAACAGATCATATGTTATCGGTCATTAGGGTAGGCATTGGAACTCATAGGCGGAGAAATTCCGGTTAATGTGTCTGGTAGGGGCTAAAGTAGCAGATATAAGCGGAAATATTCCGGTAAACTCCTCTAATGTATGACTAAATCTAAAGATTAGGTTCATATAAGCGGAAAAACTCCGGTTATTGTTAGGGAAATGTTGATATTTCCCAATTTAAGCGGAATTTTTCCGTTTAAATTCAACCACAAATCAACATTAATAGTACACAGCCATTCAAAAAGAAAGCAAAAGTAGAGTGTAAAAAGTGTGGTGGATAAATGTATCCTTTGTAATGATGAGGAGTGGTTGTCATAGAGTTCAACTCATCTGATTTCATTATACAAAAAAGGACCGGGTGTTAGCCCGGTTCTTAATGTGGTTCTCTTTAATTGATTTACAAAATGGTAAACTGTTTTTTACAGAATATTATAGAATAAATATGATACTATGGAATTATGATGATAGAAGACAAATAAAAGTTCCCATATTGTACATACATTACTCTAAATGATAGATGTAGTTATTTATCCTCTTTTTCAAGCTCAACCATTTTTTGAATTAAAATATGTTGTGGCATATGCATAACTTGTTCCAAAGGTACGCCCAGTGCCTTTGCTAATTTTTGTGCAGTTTCTGCACTTATTTGTAGTGGTTTCATGTGAAAAACCCTCCTTATAGATGGTGATTATAAAGTACGATTAAAATCGTTATGATGCTTAATATTAGTATAACAAAAAGGAGAGGACCAGCAATGAAAAAAACAAAGATATTTGGTCATAGAGGAGCAGCGGGGACACATCCTGAAAATACAATGATTTCGTTCAAGGAAGCAGCAGAGGTTGGTGCTGATGGAATTGAGCTTGATGTACAATTGTCAAAAGATGGCGAGGTTGTCGTTATTCATGATGAGAAGGTTGATCGAACAACTAATGGTAAAGGTTATGTAAAAGATCTCAGTGTTAAAGAGTTGAAAAAACTAGATGCGAGCCATAAATTTTCAAAAAAATATGGGTTTTGTGGAATTCCTACTTTAGAAGAGGTCTTTGAATGGGCGGAATCAAATCAGCTTGAAATAAATGTAGAATTTAAAAATAGTTTATTCGAGTATGAGGGTCTTGAAAGGAAGTCGATTGAATTAGTACATAAATACAAACTCCAAAACAGAGTGATTTTCTCATCGTTTAATCACGAAAGTTTAGTGAAAGCATATAAGATTGATCCGACAATCGAAGGGGCAATCCTTTATATGGAGAAAATGTATGAACCGTGGGAATATGCAAAAATCCTGCATTTAGGAGCAATACATCCCTACCGTAGAACTGTTCGACTAGATATTGTGGAAGCCTGTCGTCAGAACAAAGTTGCCATTCGTCCGTTTACAATAAATGATAAAAAAGAAATGAAAAAATTAATTGATTTTAACTGTGATGCCATCATTACTGACTACCCTTCAAAGGCACTTGAAATAAGAGATAAGGGTGCAGGAAGTAAAATACTTGGGTTTTTATGATTTACGAAGAATCTCTTTTCTAAAAAAAATGATCGAAAAAGAGGTGTGTTCTCGATATTTGGAGAACACACCTCTTTTTATTTTTGAAATCGCTTCTGAACTTTGTTTCTTTTGCGATCACGAT
Encoded here:
- the ahrC gene encoding transcriptional regulator AhrC/ArgR yields the protein MNKGQRHIKIRDIITNNDIETQDELVDILKDAGFNVTQATVSRDIKELHLVKVPLIDGRYKYSLPADQRFNPLQKLKRALMDAFVRIDGAGQLIVMKTLPGNANAIGALIDNLDWEEILGTICGDDTILIICRSDQVTDEISQRFIDML
- the spoIVB gene encoding SpoIVB peptidase, which codes for MNRDKIRKIIGAFLLVSLVALGFCQPLKEMINIPNQLTLFEGQDYSLDTSLPVSAKISYGDDVEAFSSNKEDNTLSINGKESGEGTMMLELAGVPVKKMDVDVLSDFKVIPGGQSIGVKLNTLGVLVVGHHQIETEDGKQSPGEIAGVEVGDIIKEINGKKIEKMSDVTPFVQEAGKTGEPLNLVIARENEEFKTKLIPMKDKNDKSFRIGLYIRDSAAGIGTMTFYHPDTQKYGALGHVISDMDTKKPIVVQDGQIVRSTVTSIHKGSNGEPGEKLARFSSDKEIIGNITRNSPFGIFGELNKQVNNGIMDKPIPITLSNQVKEGPAKILTVVENDKVEEFDVEVISSVPQKFPATKGMVVKITDERLLSKTGGIVQGMSGSPIIQDGKLIGAVTHVFVNDPTSGYGVHIEWMLNEAGIDIYSKDKKQKAS
- a CDS encoding glycerophosphodiester phosphodiesterase gives rise to the protein MKKTKIFGHRGAAGTHPENTMISFKEAAEVGADGIELDVQLSKDGEVVVIHDEKVDRTTNGKGYVKDLSVKELKKLDASHKFSKKYGFCGIPTLEEVFEWAESNQLEINVEFKNSLFEYEGLERKSIELVHKYKLQNRVIFSSFNHESLVKAYKIDPTIEGAILYMEKMYEPWEYAKILHLGAIHPYRRTVRLDIVEACRQNKVAIRPFTINDKKEMKKLIDFNCDAIITDYPSKALEIRDKGAGSKILGFL
- the spo0A gene encoding sporulation transcription factor Spo0A, yielding MLKKIKVCIVDDNKELVNLLEEYVSSQEDMEVLGVAYNGQDCLNLLQDQQPDVLLLDIIMPHLDGLAVLEKLREMSLEQMPNVIMLTAFGQEDVTKKAVDLGASYFILKPFDLDNLGSHIRQVSGKSTTVIKRPLAGYKTQVENSGPRNLDANITSIIHEIGVPAHIKGYLYLREAISMVYNDIELLGSITKVLYPDIAKKYNTTASRVERAIRHAIEVAWSRGNIDSISSLFGYTVSMSKAKPTNSEFIAMVADKLRLEHKAS
- the recN gene encoding DNA repair protein RecN — translated: MLAELSINNFAIIESLSISFEKGLTVLSGETGAGKSIIIDAIHLLVGGRGSSEFVRFGEKRAEIEGLFLLDDQNHPCFTKAVEFGLEISDGMVVLRRDIAMNGKSVCRINGKLVTIAILREFGRSLIDIHGQHEHQDLMFSDQHMALLDEYGGEKIASSVQEYRSIFKKYNDVNNQMKKLTESEQEMAHRLDLIQFQLREIEQARLQPKEDIDLLEEKRKISNYDKIYRALQNSYNALNGEQKGLDWIGLAMSHTEGISDLDDELKLIHETISNSFYMLEEMSYKIRDQLDNLDFNPKRLDFIEGRLNEITHLKRKYGQDVEEILEYASNIQEELDTIENRDGLVEKLKKELQSVTQDLLVEAKNITSIRKQFAKVLIDNIHQELRDLYMEKTSFDIVFSSTLDSENKIGSFKKDGIDAVEFYLSTNPGEPLKPLSKIASGGELSRIMLAMKSIFSVHQGITSIIFDEVDTGVSGRVAQAIAEKMYNISVGSQVLCITHLPQVAAMADTHLYISKEITNNRTKTSIKALSKEEKVIEIGRMIAGAEITDLTTEHAKELLQLAQNTKKEMLSK
- a CDS encoding YycC family protein, whose translation is MKPLQISAETAQKLAKALGVPLEQVMHMPQHILIQKMVELEKEDK